TTCTGATTGGTTTTGAGGTTGTGCTTCACACCTACTTCAGCAATCCAGGCCCATCTGTTTTTGACATCAAGGGCTGGTTTGGCTTCTATTTTTTCTTTGTTTCCGAATCCTGCAAACCAAGGTTCGTCCAAGACAACATTATATTGTGGAAAATACCCTGATGCTTCTACGTTATTCCACGTCACTGTTGTATTTGTTTGCATCATCAGCGAAAACTGCAAACCTGTTCGAACATATAGGCTTGTTTCTGCTTTTCCTACATACTGCACGGTTAACGGAAGATTCACTTGATTTACCTTCCATTCTTCTTTGTAGTTTTTACCGTGATAGCTAAAGATAAAAGCTTCATTTTCTGAATCGATATATTGGCGTTGACCTTTTAGATTCGTTCCTGTATAATTGGTCGTTTGCGTTGCATATTGTCCAGCAATTCCTATACTCCAAGTGGGACTCACATAATAATCATATTGCAGTCCGAAGGCCATCGCAAAGGCTCTATCGCTTCCTATTCCTTGAGGTAAGCTCCCATACGCTTGATTCAAACCTGCTTTTAGGGTAACCCCTACCTCATGATCTGGGTAGTAATAGGATCTATATTGTGCTTGTAGGGTAGAATATCCACTGCCTACCATGCCTATTAACGTGATATATAGCTTTAACTTCATGTATTGTTTGAACTCGTTTGTCTTTTGTATTCTATTATTCGAACTGAATGGGGCGAATTATCATTCGCCCCCTACGGAATGGTACTTTTTACCGTTTATTTTCAATTATTCGTCCCCTACTGGATTATGAATTGAACTCCTTCTTGGGTATCTTCCGTTTTCAGAATAAGGAAATAGGAACCAGAAGCTGCTGTACTTGGAATTTCTATTCCCTTATTACCACCTTCTAAAGAGCCTCGTTTAATCAACTGTCCTTTCAGGTTGTAAATGATATAGTGCACCACACCTTGTTTTTCTTCTTTCATCTGTACATATAACCACTGGCTTTTCTGTACAGGATTCGGATATACCGCCCAATTAGCGGCTGCTTTTCCTTTGACAACAATTGGACAACTTCTGATTTTCTTACCGTTATACAGGGTTAATTCCACTTGATATGTTGCATTCGGATCTAAAGTTGCACCATATTCATCTCCAGCAGAATAAGCTTGTTTCTCCCCTACTAATGCTCCATTCTTAAACCAACGATAGGCATGGAAAACATAACCTCCATTAGTTTGTTTGTTATTGTTTACCAACAACACATTGTTGTATTTTTGTATCACTAGATTTTCTGTCGGAATACGTTTATCAATTATAATTTTATAAGTCTCCGTCACTTTTCTATTGGGAGATTGAACGGTAATGATTTGTTCATATAGCCCATAGTCTTTCACTGATAGTGTAAAATAATTGGACGGTTGAACCTCTGCACCCACCTGAGTATGCACAGCCAATGTTACTTCATCTTGTTGGGTTTCACATCCTAAAACCAGGTGTACTTCTTTGGCAATTTTACCATAGGAAACACCATCAACAACTAAATCCCAAATACTAGCATCTCGACTACTCACTGCAATAGTATGAGATACCGTTTTTGCGGCATTAAAATTAGTATTTCCTCCTTGAGTTGCAGTTATCGTTACAAAACCGGGTTGTAAAAAGCGCAGCAGTCCCATTTCTTCTATTACAGCTATTTCGCGGTCGGCAGCCTCATCAATAGCATAAGAAACAGGCAAGTTAGAACTTGCGCTTGCGGTTAATTGCAAGGTAGGCGTATCTTCTAGTACCACTTCCAATACTTGATTCCACGTTATCTCTTGATCCGCTTTTACAATCGTCAGTATGCTTTGTAAATGTAAGACCTCGTAGTTTGGACCATAGTCAACCGTAGCTGTAACTGTATATTGTCCAACTTGTGTTTGATTGTTATTCGTATAAACAATCGTTGCCTGAGGTTCTATATTTCCTTGCACTTGTACTTGTTTCACCTGACCATCATATACAAAACGTTGCGCTGGTAAAGTCAATCCTTTGATGTTATTTTTCTTGATTTCAAAAGATGCAGGAATAAAAGCATCAATATAATAATTGGCTCTTGCCGTTAAGCTTCCTTGTTCTATGGCATAGATTCCTACTGCTTCTCCAGTGCTACGCGTCAATTGACCAGTAGCCGCTTGAATGATAAAATCACCGCGTTGTAATCCATCCGCACGATAGCGCAATATTGGATCAGCTTCCCCAAATTGCTTGAACTGATTTTCTTCCACGACAAGACGTAAAGGAGCTGGTTTAATTTCAAATTTTTCTTGACTATCCAAGGTTAAGCTATAATTGGCTAACACAGCTTGTAGACTTCCTATTTGATACGCATATCGATTGACATTTTCTCCAGCAGCTCTTGTCAAGCTACCTGTTAAAGCTGTCCCTATTTCATCATTGAATTTGAAACCTGTAACGGCAAAGGCTAATATTGGATCTGTTGCTCCATAGATTTTTTCTTGCCCCGCAACAGGATGGATGTTCAATGTAGCAGGAGTAATTGTAAACAACGCTTCTTCAAAAGTAAAAGTATAATTTGCTCCTACTTGTAAATCACCTTGTTGAATCGGATACGTTCCCACATGTTCTCCCCTTTGGCGCACAAGATTTCCTGTAACAGTAGCCTGTACGACATCATTATTTTTAAGTCCTGATACCGAATACGTCAATATAGGATCGGCATCACCGTATACTTTGGTTTTCGCCTCTGCATGGATTTTTAGTAAAGCAGTCGTAATAATTAAATTTGCCGATTGAAAATCCAAAGTATAGTTGGTTGATGCTTGTAAATTACCTTGTTGAATACCATACGTACCCACATGTTCTCCGCTATCACGCGATAAACTACCTGTCAAGATATTTGTCGCTTGATCGTTGTTTTTCAGTCCAGATAACGTGTACGTTAATACTGGATCAGCATCACCGTATACTTTGGTTTTCGCTTCTGCCTGAACCGTTAGTAAGGCAGATGTAATCGTAAAATTAGCAGTTTGAAAATCCAAAGTATAATTGGTTGATGCTTGTATATTACCTTGATGAATAGAATAGAAGCCCACATCTTCTCCATTATCGCGGGTTAATATACCTGTAAGAATATTGGTTTGATCGTTGTTTTTAAGTCCAGATACGATGTACGTTAACACCGGATCGGCATCACCGTATACTTTGGTTTTCGCTTCTGCTTGTATCGTTAGTAAAGCAGGGATAATCGTAAGATCCGCAGGTTGAAAATCCAAAGTATAGTTGGTTGATGCTTGTATATTACCTTGCTTAATAGAATAGAAGCCCACATCTTCTCCATTATCGCGGGTTAATATACCTGTAAGAATATTGGTTTGGTCGTTGTTTTTAAGTCCAGATACGATGTATGTTAACACCGGATCGGCATCACCGTATACTTTGGTTTTCGCTTCTGCTTGTATCGTTAGTAAAGCAGGGGTAATCGTAAGATCCGCAGGTTGAAAACCCAAAGTATAGTTGGTGGATGCTTGTAAAGTACCTTGATGAATACCATAAGTATCCACCTGTTCTCCGCTATCACGCGATAAACTACCTGTCAAGATATTTATTGCTTGATCGTTGTTTTTCAGTCCAGATACGGTGTACGTAAAGACTGGATCAGCATCACCGTATACTTTGGTTTTCGCTTCTGCTTGTATCGTTAGTAAAGCAGGGATAATCGTAAGATTTGCAGATTGAAAAGCCAAAGTATAATTGGTGGATGCTTGTATATTACCTTGATGAATAGAATAGAAGCCCACATCTTCTCCATTATCACGGACTAGTACTCCTGTAATACTTGTTTCTTGATCGTTATTTTTTAATCCAGCCACTGTATAAGACAATACAGCATCTGGTTCTCCATATGTTTTTGTTTGAGCATTAGCGGTTACAGTTAATATCGCTTGTTCAATGGTGAAGTCAGCTTCCTCGTATACTAACGTATAATTTGGTGATACCGCTAAACTTCCTTGGTGGATGGTATAAATTCCAACTGCTTCGCCAATATTACGGACTAAATTTCCGGTTAAGACAGTAGCTAACTGATCTGAAGGTCTTAATCCAGCAACCGTATAGTCCAATACAGGATCCGCATCCCCATAAATTTTCGTTTGAGGATTGGCTGTTACCGTTAATACAGCAGCTGTAATTGTAAA
The window above is part of the Myroides odoratus DSM 2801 genome. Proteins encoded here:
- a CDS encoding outer membrane beta-barrel protein; translated protein: MKLKLYITLIGMVGSGYSTLQAQYRSYYYPDHEVGVTLKAGLNQAYGSLPQGIGSDRAFAMAFGLQYDYYVSPTWSIGIAGQYATQTTNYTGTNLKGQRQYIDSENEAFIFSYHGKNYKEEWKVNQVNLPLTVQYVGKAETSLYVRTGLQFSLMMQTNTTVTWNNVEASGYFPQYNVVLDEPWFAGFGNKEKIEAKPALDVKNRWAWIAEVGVKHNLKTNQNLYVGIYFDLGLNNQKPEVYTPKEELIAYKPELNKTIELNSIQQSSKAVFKNYSIGVQLRYGIGL